A single window of Granulicella sibirica DNA harbors:
- a CDS encoding IS1595 family transposase, protein MTHPKTLTEAIRYYSDEQTCIDAIAAIRWADGKPVCPKCNTAEGERKHYWLAVQKRWKCYSCRKQFSVKVGSIFEDSPLTLDKWLVSLWLLVNCKNGVSSYEIARATGMGQKAAWFVLQRLRHILKETAPKTLGGYRDNPVEIDETWIGGRPKNMHVSRRREIGQTDHKTIVMGMMERKTRQVRAQIVPNIKRATLQKEILERVGFGATIYTDSAASYDGIDRTRYVHETVNHMEEFVRGKVSTQAIENFWSCLKRTLNGTYVAVEAVHMNSYLAEQCFRFNNRIKMNDGDRFTKALAEVGGKRLTWNELTGKEAASA, encoded by the coding sequence ATGACCCACCCAAAAACACTCACCGAAGCGATTCGCTATTACTCAGACGAGCAGACCTGCATTGATGCCATCGCGGCTATTCGCTGGGCCGATGGTAAGCCCGTTTGCCCCAAGTGCAACACGGCTGAGGGAGAGCGCAAGCATTACTGGCTGGCAGTCCAGAAGCGCTGGAAGTGCTATTCATGCCGCAAGCAATTCAGCGTCAAGGTAGGCAGCATATTTGAGGATTCTCCTCTCACGCTCGACAAGTGGCTTGTTTCCCTTTGGCTTCTCGTGAATTGCAAGAATGGCGTGTCGAGCTATGAGATCGCCCGCGCTACGGGTATGGGTCAAAAGGCCGCATGGTTCGTCCTACAGCGCCTGCGTCACATCCTGAAAGAGACCGCTCCCAAGACTCTTGGTGGATACCGCGACAACCCCGTAGAGATCGACGAAACATGGATCGGTGGTCGCCCCAAGAACATGCACGTCAGCCGTCGCCGCGAGATCGGACAAACCGACCATAAGACGATCGTCATGGGAATGATGGAGCGTAAAACTCGCCAAGTACGCGCCCAGATCGTCCCCAACATCAAGCGGGCCACACTTCAAAAGGAGATCTTGGAAAGGGTCGGCTTCGGCGCTACGATCTACACCGATTCAGCCGCTTCGTATGACGGCATCGACCGCACACGATATGTCCATGAGACCGTAAACCACATGGAAGAGTTTGTGCGTGGGAAGGTTTCGACTCAGGCCATTGAGAACTTCTGGAGCTGCCTCAAGAGGACACTGAACGGCACCTACGTAGCAGTGGAAGCCGTCCACATGAACTCATACCTTGCCGAGCAGTGCTTTCGGTTCAACAACCGTATCAAGATGAACGACGGTGACCGCTTCACAAAGGCGCTTGCAGAAGTTGGCGGCAAGCGCCTTACATGGAACGAGCTTACTGGGAAGGAGGCGGCCTCCGCTTAG
- a CDS encoding DsbA family protein, whose product MIKFPQFRNSVLAFALTATASHALAQYKSIPDNYQSAEPITTLGSITAPVSIVAFIDLECPFSAATVPLIEAMAKAHPDQIHLQIRQFPLDQHTESQLAHEAALAAGAQGRYFDMVDLIQANQRQMTREQYLLYAASLHLDLPRFKRDLDSHRFLPQVRNEVAEGNAIGVNQTPSLFINGKLSTGSVDAPTLASLVKAAIPTPSPSEVPRLAATPEPSPVIAKDLWQQMLSGNPTALGPTDAPVTIVEFTDFQCPFCRRSIDPLHQLIAASGGKVRWVYRSFPLDIHENSEIAAEAALAAGAQGKFWPMHDLLFAQQDVIDRAHIDTFARQIGLDMARFQADLASGNYRAAIASDRVLGNQAGVDGTPSFFINGHALTGARSLPELQQAVALAASEPGMLAPVQLATRVPSDAQEHLIAGTPQSSNSILWFSDVEASAAPAIGHVVQNLLEQQGPQLRVILKSYALPGHANAALTHRALLAASNQNRFWPFYYLLAGQTLPSSPNAARTRILAAAKEAGLDTTTFIKVLDSPEFDHQIEADHLEATSRGVRGVPVLILNGKRVDGIQPLALYEDYLHTDQAAIPAN is encoded by the coding sequence GTGATCAAATTCCCCCAGTTCAGAAACTCCGTCCTCGCCTTCGCCCTCACGGCGACCGCATCCCACGCTCTGGCCCAGTACAAAAGCATCCCCGACAACTACCAGTCAGCCGAACCCATCACCACCCTCGGCTCCATCACCGCCCCGGTCTCCATCGTCGCCTTCATTGATCTCGAGTGCCCCTTCTCCGCTGCAACTGTCCCACTCATCGAGGCCATGGCCAAGGCGCATCCCGACCAGATCCATCTCCAGATTCGCCAGTTCCCCCTCGACCAGCACACCGAGTCTCAACTCGCCCACGAAGCTGCCCTCGCCGCCGGAGCCCAGGGCCGCTACTTCGACATGGTCGATCTCATCCAGGCCAATCAGCGCCAGATGACGCGCGAGCAGTACCTCCTCTACGCCGCCTCCCTCCACCTCGACCTGCCTCGCTTCAAGCGCGACCTCGACTCCCACCGCTTCCTTCCGCAGGTGCGCAACGAGGTCGCGGAAGGAAACGCCATCGGCGTCAACCAGACACCTTCCCTCTTCATCAACGGCAAGCTCTCCACCGGCTCCGTGGACGCACCCACCCTCGCCTCGCTCGTCAAAGCCGCGATACCCACCCCGTCGCCGTCCGAAGTGCCGAGACTAGCCGCCACGCCTGAACCTTCACCCGTCATCGCAAAAGACCTCTGGCAGCAGATGCTCTCCGGCAACCCGACCGCGCTGGGTCCTACCGACGCACCCGTCACCATCGTCGAGTTCACCGACTTCCAGTGCCCCTTCTGCCGCCGCTCCATCGACCCCCTCCATCAGCTCATCGCAGCCAGCGGTGGAAAGGTCCGCTGGGTCTATCGCAGCTTCCCCCTCGACATCCACGAGAACTCCGAAATCGCCGCCGAAGCCGCCCTCGCCGCCGGGGCCCAGGGCAAGTTCTGGCCCATGCATGATCTCCTCTTTGCCCAGCAGGACGTCATCGACCGCGCCCACATCGACACCTTCGCCCGCCAGATCGGCCTCGACATGGCCCGCTTTCAGGCCGATCTCGCCTCCGGAAACTATCGCGCCGCCATCGCCTCCGACCGCGTCCTCGGCAACCAGGCAGGTGTCGACGGAACTCCATCCTTCTTCATCAACGGCCACGCCCTCACCGGCGCACGCAGCCTCCCCGAACTCCAGCAGGCAGTCGCTCTCGCCGCGAGCGAACCTGGCATGCTCGCACCCGTTCAGCTAGCCACGAGAGTTCCTTCTGACGCTCAGGAACACCTGATCGCCGGCACGCCACAGTCCTCCAATTCCATCCTCTGGTTCTCCGACGTCGAAGCCTCAGCCGCACCCGCTATCGGCCATGTCGTCCAGAACCTCCTTGAACAGCAGGGCCCTCAACTCCGCGTCATCCTCAAGAGCTACGCCCTCCCCGGCCACGCAAACGCCGCCCTGACGCACCGCGCACTCCTCGCGGCCTCAAACCAGAACCGCTTCTGGCCCTTCTACTACCTCCTTGCCGGCCAGACCCTCCCCTCATCCCCCAACGCCGCGCGCACTCGAATCCTGGCCGCTGCCAAAGAAGCAGGCCTGGACACGACCACCTTCATCAAAGTCCTCGACAGCCCCGAATTCGACCATCAGATCGAAGCCGACCACCTCGAAGCCACCAGCCGTGGCGTCCGCGGCGTCCCCGTCCTGATCCTCAACGGCAAACGCGTAGACGGCATCCAGCCTCTCGCCCTTTACGAGGACTACCTCCACACCGACCAGGCCGCCATCCCAGCCAACTAA